The following proteins come from a genomic window of Macrobrachium nipponense isolate FS-2020 chromosome 32, ASM1510439v2, whole genome shotgun sequence:
- the LOC135207442 gene encoding zinc finger BED domain-containing protein 5-like has protein sequence MLGRLYELREEVAIFLDSQQKADFHDNFQSEGFQITLAYLVDIFEALNAVNLKLQGKSINIITHHDTIRAFMAKFDLWKCRVQQGNAASFRNLDSALADSNLDSDLKQQIITHLSDLKAEFIRYFPDIDDKREAWKFIRNPFQCEVADVADEVQKEFLELKFNSTAKEDFKDMDLETFWIKYLPVYPLISHQALRILTMFGSTYLCETAFSTLVAIKTKYRNRLNVEGDLRCALSSIRPRIQDLVA, from the coding sequence ATGCTTGGACGGCTTTATGAGCTACGAGAAGAAGTAGCAATATTTTTAGATTCACAGCAGAAGGCAGACTTTCATGACAATTTCCAATCTGAAGGCTTTCAGATAACTCTAGCTTACCTGGTGGACATTTTTGAAGCATTGAATGCTGTGAACCTTAAACTACAAGGGAAAAGCATCAACATCATCACGCACCATGACACCATTCGAGCCTTCATGGCCAAATTCGACCTCTGGAAATGTCGGGTTCAGCAGGGAAATGCAGCCAGTTTTAGGAACTTGGATTCTGCTCTCGCTGACAGTAACCTCGACTCTGACTTAAAGCAACAAATAATCACTCATTTAAGTGACTTGAAAGCAGAATTCATCAGATACTTCCCAGATATAGATGACAAGCGTGAAGCCTGGAAATTCATCAGGAACCCATTTCAATGTGAAGTAGCTGATGTTGCTGATGAAGTCCAAAAAGAGTTCCTAGAATTGAAGTTCAACTCTACAGCTAAAGAAGACTTCAAAGATATGGATTTAGAGACGTTCTGGATCAAATACCTTCCTGTTTACCCTCTGATCTCACATCAGGCTCTTCGGATTCTAACAATGTTTGGATCCACATATCTATGTGAAACTGCATTTTCCACGCTCGTTGCTATCAAAACCAAGTACAGAAACCGCCTGAACGTTGAAGGGGACTTACGATGTGCACTCTCAAGCATTCGACCACGTATTCAAGATCTGGTAGCTTAG
- the LOC135207549 gene encoding conserved oligomeric Golgi complex subunit 7-like, giving the protein MDLTAFSQESFDPKDWINNVFRSQEAQQNRDQYASSLVMRLQLAIQEVNNALEETSQQVVGSLPRVLRDIESLGHEVAVLKNQMNSVRQDIEKVEQNTAASMQTLVKLDTVKGRIVASSQALREADNWSTLTTDIEEVMDSGDIDAIAGKLVALQNCLGILTHAPDYEERVAHLESLKVRLEAQASPHIVAAFQQHNLDESMKYARMLKSLGRVSELESYYHKCEIGQLGIIWRGGFEGSQLSGPPAWLESFYDKLGALISQQLRWCGQVFEGSDPNFLLSQLAASTLSTLDPPIMQVIAASAKQQEEPLAFLIKVKVAGDNFLRDFESTVGTAKAGQVEFSQSQRIVTQAVYSPLQEQVAKYQEYEEALLLSHLISADIVKHDLAETLHGLREYCSKLSNQADAAAGRCLQLTNGWSFPDLTGALVIYLEQFTSRLAQTARYVEKQKASITDDWTVFTTCLNLIQAAGELVMAVDSIEHSLATIFTNAASKFVWEAATPFSVTPDLLLSRERVQVLKKLVTKVVDEDGRLLESSLTQAQEQCQCSVEAALHTIMNPVSTQLAAVPDLPAWNSRQGATAHLSFSFSPQEYITQIGQYLMTLPQHLEPLLVNHSPALNRALQEANTSSASSPGGRVVSESEVSAADFLINSVGQNTCKLYTDAILKIPEISSSMITQLTTDIDYICNILEDLGVTTCDPLDKLNALLKAPVDQYWKIAPGNNPRLIAAVRQMRNIPVQS; this is encoded by the exons ATG GATCTCACTGCATTCTCTCAAGAGAGCTTTGACCCAAAGGACTGGATCAATAATGTTTTTCGCAGCCAGGAAGCTCAGCAGAATAGAGAT CAATATGCTTCTTCTCTCGTGATGAGGCTCCAGCTTGCCATTCAAGAAGTAAATAATGCCTTAGAAGAGACTAGTCAACAG GTGGTTGGAAGTTTGCCGCGTGTGCTCAGGGATATTGAATCACTGGGACATGAAGTTGCTGTTCTTAAAAACCAGATGAACAGTGTGCGTCAGGATATAGAGAAG GTGGAACAAAATACAGCAGCCAGTATGCAGACATTGGTTAAGCTTGACACTGTTAAAGGGCGTATTGTAGCCTCATCACAGGCACTAAGAGAAGCTGATAATTGGAGCACTCTCACTACTGATATTGAAGAG GTAATGGACAGTGGGGATATAGATGCCATTGCTGGTAAATTGGTGGCTCTTCAGAATTGCCTCGGGATATTAACACATGCCCCAGATTATGAAGAACGTGTGGCCCACTTGGAAAGCTTGAAAGTTCGACTAGAAGCTCAGGCTAGTCCACATATTGTTGCAGCTTTTCAACAACATAATCTAG ATGAGTCTATGAAATATGCCAGGATGCTCAAGTCACTGGGTCGAGTAAGTGAGCTGGAAAGCTATTATCACAAATGTGAAATAGGGCAGTTAGGCATCATATGGCGTGGAGGCTTTGAAGGTTCCCAGTTAAGTGGGCCTCCAGCTTGGCTGGAGTCATTTTACGATAAGCTTGGAGCTCTTATATCTCAACAG CTGAGGTGGTGTGGCCAAGTCTTTGAAGGATCAGATCCAAATTTCCTTCTGAGTCAGTTAGCAGCATCAACTTTAAGTACACTGGATCCTCCAATCATGCAAGTCATTGCTGCCTCTGCAAAACAGCAAGAAGAACCACTGGCTTTTCTCATAAAAGTGAAAGTAGCTGGTGATAATTTTCTTAGAGACTTTGAGTCCACTGTTGGTACGGCAAAGGCAG GTCAAGTTGAATTTAGTCAGTCGCAACGAATAGTTACACAAGCTGTGTACTCTCCTCTCCAAGAACAAGTAGCTAAGTATCAAGAATATGAAGAAGCTCTCTTGCTTTCTCATCTTATATCAGCTG ATATTGTGAAGCATGATTTGGCTGAAACTCTTCATGGGCTGAGAGAGTACTGTAGTAAACTAAGTAACCAGGCTGATGCTGCAGCAGGAAGATGCTTACAG TTAACTAATGGTTGGAGTTTCCCTGATCTAACTGGAGCATTAGTGATCTACTTGGAACAGTTCACAAGCAGATTAGCTCAGACAGCCAGATACGTTGAAAAACAGAAAGCATCAATTACTGATGACTGGACAGTATTCACAACGTGTCTGAACCTTATACAAGCTGCAG GTGAATTAGTGATGGCAGTAGACAGCATAGAGCATTCATTAGCAACAATATTTACAAATGCAGCCTCAAAATTTGTCTGGGAAGCAGCAACGCCATTTTCAGTGACACCGGACTTACTTCTCTCCAGAGAGCGAGTCCAGGTTTTGAAAAAACTTGTGACAAAGGTTGTAG ATGAAGATGGGCGCCTTCTTGAGAGCAGTTTAACTCAAGCACAAGAGCAGTGTCAGTGTAGTGTAGAAGCAGCACTTCATACAATCATGAATCCTGTGTCGACCCAGTTAGCCGCTGTTCCAGACCTCCCTGCCTGGAATTCACGTCAGGGAGCGACTGCTCATCTGTCATTCTCATTTTCTCCTCAAGAATACATCACTCAG ATTGGGCAGTATTTGATGACACTTCCTCAGCACTTGGAGCCTCTCTTAGTCAATCACAGTCCAGCTCTCAACCGAGCTTTACAGGAAGCTAATACGTCCTCTGCTTCAAG CCCTGGGGGTCGTGTAGTTAGCGAGAGTGAAGTCAGTGCAGCAGATTTCCTCATAAATAGCGTAGGGCAGAACACCTGTAAGCTTTACACTGATGCCATCTTGAAGATCCCAGAAATATCTTCCTCAATGATCACACAGTTGACAACTGATATTG ACTACATTTGTAATATCTTGGAAGACTTGGGCGTAACCACATGCGATCCCCTTGACAAACTTAACGCTCTCCTCAAGGCTCCAGTGGACCAGTATTGGAAAATTGCACCAGGAAATAACCCAAGATTGATTGCAGCTGTAAGACAGATGAGGAATATTCCTGTACAGTCATAG